A genomic window from Periophthalmus magnuspinnatus isolate fPerMag1 chromosome 16, fPerMag1.2.pri, whole genome shotgun sequence includes:
- the LOC117384110 gene encoding poly(A) polymerase type 3-like gives MTTGDDTSKSQSLPVEPLSPHSLSLHLSLLFEISSLEDVPKWYGITEPASFDLPSEEELRRTRMLMEDLKSIDIFQSHLEVKRRERMVQNLESLFKKWLTETCLEMNVPDHVTEQVGGRVVPFGSYALGINTKGNDIDLLCVGPGFVERSQFFSSFVEKLKTHSGIQIIQVVEDAFVPIIKLTYYGTDIDMVYAKINRNSISNKLNLMDVAHLKDMEIHCVRSLQGYRITQEIMSLVPNIFTFREVLVTIKHWAKCRNIYSNKMGFLGGVSWGILVARVCQLYPYATTATLVAKFFKVVSMWDWTYPILLKFPEEHKLNLPVWNPRVNVSDRFHHMPIITPSYPHQNSAFNVSSSTLKIMMEEIKRGHTIMEMKDSKAAWKKLFEPAEFLQDYKYYIVLRANAATEAQHQVWAGFVESKIRHLVGTLEKNFHVALACPSLESFPGKDCLNTTWLVGVKFYSTAKNVNLSQNVERYIHNVYAHSGKLWAEGMELSAAYADQETVKSKLPAEDTRAAVQPRGQAKKRGHSPDNSESVKKLKEESTGIKADANVHGKDQTSTKRPYSPESNPAAKRAKKESSPVGQAIGVRHKPIKRPKFIFNKTT, from the exons ATGACAACGGGCGATGACACGTCAAAGTCCCAGAGTTTACCTGTAGAACCCCTCAGTCCACACAGCCTCAGTCTACACTTGTCTCT CCTCTTCGAGATCTCCTCATTGGAAGACGTGCCTAAATGGTACGGGATCACTGAACCTGCCAGTTTCGACTTGCCATCTGAGGAAGAACTAAGGAGGACAAGGATGTTGATGGAGGACCTAAAATCCATCGACATCTTCCAATCTCACCTGGAGGTCAAACGTCGTGAAAGGATGGTCCAAAATTTAGAGTCGCTATTTAAGAAATGGCTGACCGAGACCTGCTTGGAGATGAATGTTCCCGACCACGTCACAGAACAGGTTGGCGGACGAGTAGTCCCATTTGGGTCCTACGCTTTGGGCATCAACACAAAGGGAAATGACATTGACCTGCTCTGTGTGGGACCAGGCTTTGTCGAGAGATCCCAATTCTTTTCATCTTTTGTGGAGAAACTGAAGACCCACAGTGGCATCCAGATCATCCAGGTTGTTGAGGATGCGTTTGTCCCAATTATAAAGCTCACTTATTACGGAACAGACATCGACATGGTGTATGCAAAAATTAACCGGAACAGCATTAGCAACAAACTGAATCTGATGGATGTTGCTCATCTGAAAGACATGGAGATCCATTGTGTGAGGAGTCTACAGGGCTACCGAATTACACAGGAGATCATGAGCTTGGTGCCAAATATCTTCACATTCAGAGAAGTGCTAGTCACCATAAAACACTGGGCGAAATGTCGGAACATCTACTCTAATAAGATGGGGTTTCTGGGTGGAGTTTCTTGGGGTATCTTAGTCGCCCGAGTATGCCAGCTGTACCCTTATGCCACCACTGCAACTTTGGTGGCTAAGTTCTTTAAGGTCGTCTCCATGTGGGACTGGACTTACCCCATCTTACTGAAGTTCCCTGAGGAGCACAAATTGAACCTTCCGGTGTGGAATCCCAGAGTGAATGTGAGCGATCGGTTTCACCACATGCCGATTATCACGCCATCGTACCCACACCAAAACTCCGCCTTCAATGTGTCTTCTTCCACTCTGAAGATCATGATGGAGGAGATCAAGCGTGGACACACCATAATGGAGATGAAAGACAGCAAAGCAGCTTGGAAAAAACTCTTTGAACCTGCAGAATTTTTACAGGATTACAAATATTATATTGTACTGCGTGCTAATGCTGCTACAGAGGCCCAGCACCAAGTATGGGCTGGTTTTGTGGAGTCTAAAATTCGACACCTGGTTGGAACCCTGGAGAAGAATTTCCACGTCGCTCTGGCTTGCCCAAGTTTAGAGTCCTTCCCTGGAAAAGACTGTTTGAACACAACGTGGCTGGTTGGAGTCAAATTCTATTCAACCGCCAAGAACGTGAACTTAAGCCAGAATGTAGAAAGATATATCCATAATGTATATGCTCATTCTGGTAAGTTATGGGCAGAAGGGATGGAGTTATCAGCAGCATACGCCGACCAAGAGACGGTTAAATCTAAACTGCCGGCTGAGGACACCCGAGCGGCTGTGCAACCCCGTGGACAGGCCAAAAAAAGGGGACATTCTCCAGACAATAgtgaaagtgtgaaaaagttGAAAGAAGAATCTACCGGAATAAAGGCAGATGCTAATGTTCATGGAAAGGACCAGACCTCCACCAAGCGCCCTTACTCTCCAGAGTCCAACCCTGCGGCTAAGAGGGCGAAAAAGGAGTCTTCTCCAGTTGGACAAGCCATTGGAGTCCGCCATAAACCCATAAAGAGGCCCAAGTTTATCTTCAACAAGACGACTTaa